From Calothrix sp. PCC 6303, a single genomic window includes:
- a CDS encoding aromatic ring-hydroxylating oxygenase subunit alpha, producing MLVTKQAVFRRFWYPVVPINLLSKSSPHAFTLLNQKIVLWLDSQGNPAAVKDRCCHRSAQLSLGKVVNGDIVCPYHGWNFNSTGTCTHVPQLNNGMIPSNYQVTSYACVERYGYAWVCLEDPLCDIPNIPEARNFEYRLIHEFYEPWNCAGLRVMENEFDTAHPTFVHTTTFGNEEHPIPDKMELEEKEWGIEFWATLGVTNPKLQQENLKLEAEKTLRTMHMSWYMPFTAQLRIGYPNGLVHIVVNTAVPINDSTSQIVQFCLRNDTENETKAENAIAFDRQVTLEDKVILESTDYDVPLDFTKEQHMMTDKPGMMMRRKFLALLKAHGEVEQTKDSHK from the coding sequence ATGTTAGTTACGAAACAAGCAGTGTTTCGACGTTTTTGGTATCCTGTAGTGCCAATTAACCTATTATCTAAAAGTTCTCCCCATGCCTTTACGCTTTTAAATCAGAAAATAGTTCTCTGGCTAGATTCCCAAGGCAATCCCGCAGCAGTAAAAGATCGATGTTGCCATCGTTCAGCACAATTATCCTTGGGAAAGGTCGTAAATGGTGACATTGTTTGTCCTTACCATGGTTGGAATTTTAATTCTACAGGAACTTGTACCCATGTTCCTCAGTTAAATAATGGGATGATTCCCTCCAACTATCAAGTTACTAGCTATGCTTGCGTTGAACGTTATGGTTATGCTTGGGTATGTTTGGAAGATCCTTTGTGCGATATTCCCAATATTCCGGAAGCAAGGAATTTTGAATATCGGCTAATTCATGAGTTTTATGAACCTTGGAACTGTGCTGGGTTGCGAGTGATGGAAAATGAATTTGATACGGCACATCCGACGTTTGTGCATACAACGACATTCGGCAATGAGGAACACCCAATTCCCGATAAAATGGAGTTGGAAGAAAAGGAATGGGGAATTGAGTTTTGGGCAACTTTGGGGGTGACAAATCCCAAGTTACAACAAGAAAACCTGAAATTAGAGGCTGAAAAGACGTTGCGAACTATGCACATGTCTTGGTATATGCCGTTTACCGCTCAACTACGCATCGGTTATCCTAATGGTTTGGTGCATATTGTGGTGAATACAGCAGTACCAATTAATGATTCAACTTCGCAAATCGTCCAGTTTTGTTTGCGGAATGACACCGAAAACGAGACAAAAGCCGAGAATGCGATCGCATTCGACCGCCAAGTCACTTTAGAAGATAAAGTTATCTTGGAAAGCACCGACTATGATGTGCCTTTGGACTTTACCAAAGAACAACACATGATGACCGACAAACCGGGGATGATGATGCGCCGAAAGTTTCTCGCTTTACTCAAAGCACATGGAGAAGTTGAACAAACAAAAGATTCCCACAAATGA
- a CDS encoding glycosyltransferase — protein MTANSKRLIIVQYGGDYRKTIQTINSTGIETYHAQKYVVDNMIAMSKKVEEVILVCCQTEDRYNEVVYPGIRTIGAALDPFQENKLLCQIIAEQKPTHLVIHSPIPGLFNWAIKKQVKTLGLLADSFLKTGLRQRIKNYFLSYLLNNQYIEWVGNHGINSCLSLQSIGVNPDKIIPWDWHHDLTPHSYTPKKLPKRDVFNLVYVGALGKTKGVGEILEAIAILKQQKISVNLQLAGGGDTNYFIHQAENLKITENVQFLGLVPHQKVIDLMRQGDLVIVPSWHEYPEGFPLTIYEAFCARTPLVASDHPMFRGNLQDGVNAMIFPAKNSLALAASMTKLLSQPELYSNLSDAAADAWQQLQIPVKWADLITAWVDASSDSLNWLYQHRLTSGLYDRK, from the coding sequence ATGACAGCAAACTCTAAACGCTTGATAATTGTCCAATATGGTGGTGATTATCGCAAAACCATCCAAACTATAAATTCAACTGGCATTGAAACCTATCATGCTCAAAAGTATGTGGTTGATAACATGATTGCCATGAGTAAAAAAGTTGAGGAAGTCATATTAGTTTGTTGTCAAACTGAAGATAGATATAATGAGGTAGTGTATCCAGGAATCAGGACAATTGGTGCAGCTTTAGACCCGTTTCAAGAAAATAAATTACTCTGCCAAATTATTGCCGAGCAAAAACCCACACATTTGGTGATACATTCACCAATCCCTGGACTATTTAATTGGGCAATCAAAAAACAAGTTAAGACTTTAGGCTTATTAGCAGATTCGTTTTTAAAAACAGGATTGCGGCAACGAATAAAAAACTATTTCCTGAGCTATTTACTCAATAATCAATATATTGAATGGGTTGGAAATCATGGGATTAATTCCTGTTTGTCGCTGCAAAGCATTGGTGTCAATCCTGATAAAATTATTCCCTGGGATTGGCATCATGATTTAACTCCCCATAGTTATACTCCTAAAAAGCTACCCAAGAGAGATGTATTTAACTTAGTATATGTCGGAGCTTTAGGCAAAACTAAAGGAGTTGGAGAAATACTAGAAGCTATAGCCATTCTCAAGCAGCAAAAAATATCTGTAAATTTACAATTAGCTGGAGGTGGAGATACTAACTATTTCATTCATCAAGCTGAAAACTTAAAAATTACAGAAAATGTTCAATTTTTGGGACTAGTTCCCCACCAAAAAGTTATAGATTTAATGCGTCAAGGAGACTTAGTTATAGTTCCCAGTTGGCATGAATATCCAGAAGGATTTCCCTTAACCATCTATGAAGCCTTTTGTGCCCGTACTCCTCTGGTTGCTTCTGATCATCCAATGTTTCGGGGAAACTTGCAAGATGGGGTAAATGCGATGATATTTCCAGCTAAAAATTCCCTGGCTTTAGCTGCATCAATGACTAAGCTGCTTTCTCAACCTGAACTTTACTCCAATCTTTCCGATGCTGCCGCAGATGCATGGCAACAACTACAAATACCAGTAAAATGGGCTGATTTAATTACAGCTTGGGTTGATGCTTCTTCAGATAGTTTGAATTGGTTATATCAGCATCGTCTAACTTCTGGACTATACGATCGTAAATAA
- a CDS encoding O-antigen ligase family protein: MSFLWSDVGMSTLKDNREILQMSFFGWYIATRFLLKEQIQLIAVAFFIGALMSLFVCLAVPEIGIHTLDHPGAWKGVYGYKNNLSSMMVICGFTFFLLPINSQNILQKLYKYGGLGLAIAIVLLSTSKTSLVISVTLFLILTFYRNYRWQGKLSIVFLDLLILLLGGLVTIILSSWSELLTSLGRDPTLTGRTPMWGVALTRLMERPLLGFGRGAFWEPNSPYAREAGLAVANGFIPPHGHNGFIDLGLDVGLIGVALFAISFLIAYFRSLKVAYATTNSENLWFLAFLLFLFMNNITESFLLYKSNIYWTFYVSTALSLAKMDLSNRGRGLEDSEEIY; the protein is encoded by the coding sequence ATGTCTTTCCTGTGGTCAGATGTAGGGATGAGTACACTCAAAGATAATCGTGAAATCCTGCAAATGAGCTTTTTTGGCTGGTATATAGCTACGAGATTTTTACTCAAAGAACAAATTCAACTGATTGCTGTTGCCTTTTTTATTGGTGCATTGATGAGTTTATTTGTCTGTTTAGCTGTCCCAGAAATTGGGATTCATACTCTAGATCATCCTGGTGCTTGGAAGGGGGTATATGGTTATAAAAATAACTTAAGCAGCATGATGGTGATTTGTGGGTTTACCTTTTTTTTATTACCCATAAATTCGCAAAATATCCTTCAGAAACTATACAAGTATGGTGGATTAGGTTTAGCGATCGCTATCGTCTTACTTTCCACTTCCAAAACCTCACTGGTAATTTCCGTGACCCTGTTCTTGATTTTGACATTTTACCGTAACTATCGCTGGCAAGGTAAGCTGTCCATCGTTTTCTTAGATTTACTGATTTTGCTGCTGGGTGGATTAGTAACTATTATTCTCAGTAGTTGGTCAGAATTGTTAACATCACTTGGGAGAGATCCAACTTTAACAGGACGTACACCAATGTGGGGTGTTGCCCTAACTCGACTGATGGAAAGACCCCTATTAGGCTTTGGGAGGGGGGCATTTTGGGAACCTAATAGTCCATATGCACGGGAAGCTGGTTTAGCGGTGGCAAATGGTTTTATTCCTCCCCATGGACATAACGGTTTTATTGATTTGGGTTTGGATGTGGGTTTGATTGGGGTAGCTTTGTTTGCAATTAGTTTTTTAATCGCTTATTTTCGCTCTTTGAAGGTTGCCTATGCAACAACAAACTCTGAAAATCTCTGGTTTTTGGCTTTTTTGTTATTCCTGTTTATGAATAATATTACTGAGAGTTTTCTGCTTTACAAGAGTAATATTTACTGGACTTTTTACGTATCTACAGCCCTGTCTTTGGCAAAAATGGATTTGTCCAATCGTGGTAGAGGTTTAGAAGATAGTGAGGAAATTTACTAG
- a CDS encoding glycosyltransferase: MQPIGVVVIGRNEGKRLHQCLLSVASEDAVIVYVDSGSTDGSVALAASLGVHVIDLDLSIPFTAARSRNVGFEYLVANYPELAYVQFIDGDCRIASGWLERAVNELNSQPDVAVVCGRRREEFPNYSIYNRLCEIEWNTPVGEAKACGGDSMMRVSSLKAVGGFNGALIAGEEPELCVRLRQIGGRIIRINADMTWHDAQIKHLSQWWKRLLRSGYAYAQGAWLHGDKPERHWVKESLSIWIWGLGIPLVALALAGITYGLSLVAAICIYTLSWRKIYVYLRNQGFNPPDAQLYTWNCVLAKFPQLQGQIQFHIWRLLKRQATLVEYKNIA; this comes from the coding sequence ATGCAACCAATTGGTGTAGTTGTCATTGGGCGAAACGAAGGAAAACGTCTGCATCAGTGCCTATTATCTGTAGCATCGGAAGATGCGGTGATTGTCTATGTAGATTCGGGTTCAACAGATGGTAGTGTCGCCTTAGCTGCTTCATTGGGTGTACATGTAATTGATCTCGATTTATCAATTCCCTTTACCGCAGCGCGATCGCGTAATGTCGGTTTTGAGTATTTAGTGGCAAACTACCCGGAACTTGCCTATGTTCAATTTATCGACGGTGATTGTCGCATTGCTTCCGGTTGGCTAGAACGTGCTGTTAATGAATTAAATTCTCAACCTGATGTCGCAGTGGTTTGCGGTCGGCGACGGGAAGAATTTCCCAACTATTCAATTTACAATCGTCTCTGTGAGATTGAATGGAATACTCCCGTAGGAGAAGCAAAAGCCTGTGGTGGTGACTCCATGATGCGAGTCAGTTCCTTAAAAGCTGTGGGTGGATTTAATGGGGCTTTGATTGCAGGTGAAGAACCAGAATTATGTGTAAGATTACGCCAAATTGGTGGAAGAATCATACGTATTAATGCCGATATGACCTGGCATGATGCTCAAATAAAACACCTTAGCCAATGGTGGAAGCGACTACTTCGTTCCGGTTATGCCTATGCTCAAGGAGCATGGTTGCATGGTGATAAACCTGAACGTCACTGGGTGAAAGAATCTTTAAGTATTTGGATTTGGGGCTTGGGAATTCCCTTAGTAGCTTTAGCTTTAGCTGGAATTACTTACGGTTTGAGCTTAGTTGCAGCCATCTGTATTTATACTTTATCTTGGCGGAAAATATACGTTTATTTACGAAATCAGGGCTTTAATCCCCCAGATGCTCAACTTTATACCTGGAATTGTGTTCTAGCCAAATTTCCCCAACTTCAAGGGCAAATTCAGTTCCATATCTGGCGCTTACTCAAGCGTCAAGCAACTTTGGTTGAATACAAAAATATTGCCTAA
- a CDS encoding glycosyltransferase family 4 protein has translation MKVAYLVNKYPKVSHSFIRREILALEASGVAVERFSIRSCESELVDRQDKIEFQKTQVLLDVGILGLLLHLFHYAIAQPRKLLTGLKLALQVGWKSDTGVLRHIIYLAEACVLRLRLQKLGITHLHSHFGTNSTTVAMLCHAIGGPAYSFTVHGPEEFDRAPNIALTEKIHRAKFIIAISSFGRSQLYRYCEHEEWRKIHVVHCGVDREFLNQSIHTPNDNHRLVCVGRLCEQKGQLLLLEAIKHLVDEGVQINLTLVGDGPLRSQLQNKIDAYALNEQVYITGWASGNEVQEHITNARALILPSFAEGLPVVLMEALALKRPVITTYIAGIPELVKSGENGWLIPAGSVEDIITAIRQVLKVSPDTLEQMGKSGTASISQQHDATKEAKKLAALFQEPLENLPNIFTPLFTTAK, from the coding sequence GTGAAAGTTGCATACCTGGTGAATAAATATCCGAAGGTGAGTCATAGCTTTATCCGACGTGAAATCTTGGCACTTGAGGCTAGTGGTGTAGCTGTGGAGCGTTTTTCGATTCGCTCATGTGAATCGGAGTTAGTGGATAGGCAAGATAAAATTGAATTTCAGAAAACGCAAGTTTTACTGGATGTGGGGATTCTTGGCTTATTGCTACATTTGTTCCATTATGCGATCGCGCAACCAAGAAAACTCCTCACCGGACTCAAATTAGCCCTCCAAGTCGGTTGGAAATCGGATACAGGAGTTTTGCGTCACATTATCTACTTAGCGGAAGCTTGCGTTCTCAGGTTGCGGCTACAGAAATTAGGTATCACCCATCTCCATTCCCATTTTGGTACCAACTCCACCACCGTCGCCATGTTATGTCATGCTATTGGTGGACCAGCCTACAGCTTTACAGTACACGGTCCAGAAGAATTTGACCGCGCTCCAAATATTGCTTTAACAGAGAAGATTCACCGCGCTAAGTTTATCATTGCCATCAGTTCCTTTGGCAGAAGTCAACTCTACCGCTATTGTGAACATGAGGAATGGCGGAAAATCCATGTAGTTCACTGTGGAGTTGATAGGGAATTCCTCAATCAATCCATTCATACCCCAAATGACAATCACCGCTTAGTCTGCGTTGGCAGGTTGTGCGAGCAAAAAGGACAACTTTTACTCCTAGAAGCAATTAAGCACTTGGTAGATGAAGGAGTGCAAATCAACCTCACATTAGTAGGTGATGGTCCTTTGCGATCGCAACTTCAAAACAAGATTGATGCTTACGCTCTCAACGAGCAAGTTTACATCACAGGTTGGGCAAGTGGTAACGAAGTCCAAGAACATATTACCAACGCCAGAGCCTTAATATTACCCAGCTTTGCCGAAGGATTACCCGTAGTTTTAATGGAAGCTTTAGCACTCAAGCGACCAGTAATTACCACATATATTGCGGGAATTCCCGAATTGGTGAAATCCGGTGAAAACGGCTGGTTAATCCCTGCTGGTTCTGTTGAAGACATAATTACAGCTATTCGCCAAGTATTAAAAGTCTCGCCAGATACCCTTGAACAGATGGGAAAATCTGGAACAGCATCTATCAGTCAACAGCATGACGCAACTAAAGAAGCAAAGAAATTAGCAGCACTATTTCAAGAACCTCTAGAAAATCTCCCTAACATCTTTACCCCCCTATTTACAACAGCAAAATGA
- a CDS encoding oligosaccharide flippase family protein gives MTTVSVKKKAIRGAAWTIIGYGTNQILRFGSNLILTRLLMPEYFGLMAIVNTLLMGIELFSDVGIGQSIIQNKHGEETEFLNTAWTLQIYRGFLVWLLCLAITFPAASIYKEPRLLWLLPIMGFTSIILGFASTAPALLNRKMNLGKLTIFDVIVQLLSLIILVSLAFYFRNIYALVIGGLVGACIRAIGSHFLLPEKPNRFAWNRASLNEMVSFGRWIFIATALMFVAEQADRLILGKLFTLKMLGVYSIAATLANMPREVIKHLSYRVIFPTISHQVELPRATLRAKIIRQRGLILIGFALGLAGLVSIGDLLIARLYDQRYVEAIWMMPILCSGIWFSVLFYTTSPALLAVGKPLYSAQSNFVRFISISVGLPIAFYYEGSLGAIIAIAFSDFPLYLANLYGLWREKLLCIVQDIQGTALFIGTLILFMLIRHSLGLGNPFPIFL, from the coding sequence ATGACGACAGTCTCAGTTAAAAAGAAGGCAATTCGCGGCGCAGCTTGGACAATTATTGGTTACGGTACAAACCAGATCTTACGCTTTGGTAGTAACCTGATTTTAACCCGTTTGCTGATGCCGGAATACTTCGGTTTAATGGCAATTGTCAACACCCTATTGATGGGTATTGAATTATTTTCTGATGTGGGGATTGGACAAAGCATCATTCAAAACAAACATGGTGAAGAAACAGAGTTTTTGAATACTGCTTGGACATTACAAATCTATCGCGGATTTTTGGTGTGGTTGCTGTGTTTAGCAATTACCTTTCCCGCAGCTAGTATCTACAAAGAACCACGTTTGTTGTGGCTATTGCCAATCATGGGGTTTACCTCCATTATCCTAGGATTTGCCTCCACAGCCCCAGCCCTTCTAAATCGAAAAATGAACCTGGGAAAATTAACTATTTTTGATGTGATTGTCCAGTTACTTTCACTTATCATCTTAGTCAGTTTAGCCTTCTATTTTCGTAACATCTATGCTTTAGTAATTGGTGGCTTAGTTGGTGCTTGTATCCGAGCTATTGGCAGTCATTTTTTATTGCCAGAAAAGCCCAATCGCTTTGCGTGGAATCGAGCCTCATTAAACGAAATGGTATCCTTTGGTAGATGGATATTTATCGCTACAGCCTTGATGTTTGTCGCCGAACAAGCAGATAGATTGATCCTCGGTAAATTATTTACCCTTAAGATGCTAGGTGTATATAGTATTGCTGCAACTTTAGCAAATATGCCGAGGGAAGTAATTAAACATTTGAGTTATCGCGTTATTTTCCCCACAATTTCCCACCAAGTTGAGCTACCAAGGGCAACATTACGCGCCAAAATTATTCGCCAACGGGGATTAATTCTAATTGGTTTTGCCTTGGGTTTGGCAGGTTTGGTAAGTATTGGAGATTTGTTGATTGCTAGACTTTACGATCAGCGGTACGTCGAAGCGATTTGGATGATGCCAATATTATGTAGTGGTATTTGGTTCTCAGTTTTATTCTATACAACCAGCCCCGCACTATTGGCAGTGGGAAAACCGTTATATTCAGCACAAAGTAACTTTGTCCGATTTATTAGTATTAGTGTGGGATTACCCATCGCTTTTTATTACGAAGGTAGCCTCGGAGCAATTATAGCGATCGCATTCAGTGATTTCCCCTTATATTTAGCTAACTTATACGGACTGTGGCGAGAAAAACTTTTGTGTATAGTTCAAGATATTCAAGGAACTGCACTATTCATCGGAACTTTGATTTTATTTATGTTAATTCGTCACTCTTTAGGATTGGGCAACCCATTTCCAATATTTCTTTAA
- a CDS encoding aspartate kinase: MALIVQKYGGTSVGSVERIQAVAQRVCRTVQAGNSVVVVVSAMGKSTDGLVKLAHEISKNPSRREMDMLLSTGEQVSIAVVSMALQELGQPAISMTGAQVGILTEAEHTRARILNIETERLVRQLDEGKVVVVAGFQGVSSSDELEITTLGRGGSDTSAVALAAALNADFCEIYTDVPGILTTDPRLVPDAQLIDEITCDEMLELASLGAKVLHPRAVEIARNYGVPLVVRSSWTDEPGTWVTSSRPQGRSLVNLELARPVDSIQFDTDQAKVALLRVPDKPGVAARLFGEISRQNVDVDLIIQSIHDGNSNDIAFTVMNPILKKAEAVADAIAPALRSHPSKTDEAEVLVEKDIAKVSIAGAGMIGRPGVAAKMFATLAEAGVNIQMISTSEVKVSCVVDAQECDRAIAALSQAFEIDASPTTSAPLPHNAVCGVAIDTNQSRLAIRHVPDHPGMAAKIFGLLAQYNVSVDMIIQSQRCHIVGGIPTRDIAFTVARAEAEATHQMLQQVAIETGWGEVILDNAIAKVSIVGAGMVGQPGIAAKMFTALAENQINIQMITTSEIKVSCVVSQEQGVKALQVIHAAFDLAGCEKFVVPA; encoded by the coding sequence ATGGCGCTTATAGTTCAGAAATATGGTGGCACTTCTGTCGGTTCGGTTGAACGCATTCAAGCTGTTGCACAGCGGGTTTGTCGAACGGTTCAAGCCGGAAATTCGGTGGTTGTAGTTGTCTCTGCTATGGGTAAAAGCACCGATGGACTAGTGAAACTAGCGCATGAAATTTCTAAAAATCCCAGTCGTCGAGAGATGGACATGTTGCTTTCCACTGGTGAACAGGTTTCAATTGCAGTTGTGAGTATGGCATTACAGGAATTGGGACAACCAGCAATTTCCATGACTGGGGCACAAGTAGGAATTTTAACCGAAGCCGAACATACCCGTGCGCGAATTCTAAATATTGAGACTGAGCGATTAGTTAGACAACTAGATGAGGGTAAAGTTGTTGTTGTAGCTGGATTTCAAGGTGTTAGCAGTAGTGACGAACTAGAGATTACTACCTTAGGGCGCGGTGGTTCTGATACATCTGCTGTGGCTTTAGCGGCAGCTTTAAATGCTGATTTTTGTGAAATTTATACAGATGTCCCAGGGATTTTAACTACAGATCCGCGTTTGGTTCCAGATGCTCAGTTGATTGATGAGATTACCTGTGATGAAATGCTGGAACTAGCAAGTTTGGGGGCAAAAGTATTACATCCAAGGGCAGTAGAAATTGCCCGTAACTATGGGGTTCCGCTGGTGGTGCGTTCCAGTTGGACAGACGAACCCGGTACTTGGGTTACATCATCTAGACCCCAAGGACGTTCTTTGGTGAATTTGGAATTGGCGCGTCCAGTTGATAGTATTCAATTTGACACAGATCAAGCCAAGGTGGCTTTATTGCGTGTTCCCGATAAACCAGGTGTTGCTGCAAGGTTATTTGGGGAAATTTCTCGGCAAAATGTGGATGTGGATTTAATCATTCAATCCATCCACGATGGTAATAGTAATGACATTGCCTTCACCGTGATGAATCCAATCTTGAAAAAAGCCGAAGCTGTGGCAGATGCGATCGCACCCGCCCTCCGAAGCCACCCATCAAAGACAGATGAGGCTGAGGTATTGGTGGAGAAAGATATCGCTAAAGTTAGTATTGCAGGTGCCGGGATGATTGGTCGTCCAGGTGTCGCCGCAAAGATGTTTGCCACCCTTGCTGAGGCTGGTGTGAATATCCAAATGATATCCACCAGCGAAGTTAAAGTTAGTTGCGTTGTGGATGCTCAAGAATGTGATCGCGCGATCGCAGCTTTGAGCCAAGCCTTTGAAATCGATGCATCCCCCACAACCTCGGCTCCCCTTCCCCATAATGCAGTATGTGGAGTTGCAATTGACACAAATCAATCTAGACTGGCAATTCGCCATGTCCCAGATCATCCGGGGATGGCAGCGAAAATATTTGGACTCTTGGCTCAGTACAATGTATCAGTTGACATGATTATTCAATCGCAACGCTGCCACATTGTTGGTGGTATTCCCACCCGTGACATTGCCTTTACAGTAGCTCGTGCAGAAGCAGAAGCCACCCACCAGATGTTACAGCAAGTAGCAATAGAAACAGGCTGGGGTGAGGTTATTTTGGATAACGCGATCGCTAAAGTCAGTATCGTTGGTGCAGGTATGGTGGGACAACCGGGAATTGCCGCCAAAATGTTTACAGCTTTAGCCGAAAATCAAATTAACATTCAAATGATCACCACTTCCGAAATTAAAGTTAGCTGCGTCGTCTCCCAAGAACAAGGAGTCAAAGCACTGCAAGTGATTCACGCCGCCTTTGATTTGGCTGGTTGTGAAAAGTTTGTGGTTCCGGCATAA
- a CDS encoding MBL fold metallo-hydrolase, translating to MSERASVSLQFDPGEPTCELECLPYGTSHSDGGVCLLVRMGPHRILLDCGLPDVSALVMGLEKSAIPGSSPSPADLVLVSHAHQDHTQGLLELHNLFPLLPIYSSEVTSKLLTLNWDTEPPIKQHFCQALPLRSPIELRDSLVVELFPAGHLPGAVAILLTYNTPQRSYKLLYTGDFFLSNSRLVEGLRLEELRGLNLDVLIIEGTYGTSRHPHRRNQENQLAERINRAIADGYSVLMPTNGLGLGQELLMLLRSHHHFTGRDLDILVDGTVAIGCDIYLELLAHLPPSVQNFARHQPLFWDERVRPRVRRVEPQQRHAIGRSACIVLTDSIIDIHEYCQPDTGPWLILIPEKSGIELPSSFSTTTHTETYLLAQHSDGPGTTQLIHNLRPQHVVFVHGSPVYLADLTSLDELQNRYHVHSPKTGVLVELPIGETFLQPAAPETNYEGELTELGTVVTITLPDAIAADPRWRQFADTGLIEARWQGEELVLRGLTPRELLSQTSDRFLWQDVDCCGTCRHQRGQRCWNPASPLYNFRVTLEGYCPAFEDLIPNSES from the coding sequence ATGAGTGAACGTGCATCGGTATCCCTCCAGTTTGATCCTGGAGAACCAACTTGTGAGTTAGAATGCCTACCCTATGGTACTAGCCATAGTGATGGAGGCGTTTGTTTGTTGGTACGTATGGGACCCCATCGCATCCTACTTGATTGTGGCTTACCAGATGTCTCAGCCTTGGTGATGGGATTAGAAAAATCTGCAATTCCCGGAAGTTCCCCATCTCCTGCCGATTTAGTCCTAGTTAGTCATGCTCATCAAGATCACACACAGGGACTTTTGGAATTGCATAATCTTTTCCCTCTGCTACCCATCTATAGCAGCGAAGTCACCAGCAAGTTATTAACCCTCAACTGGGATACAGAACCACCGATAAAACAGCATTTTTGTCAAGCTCTACCATTGCGATCGCCAATTGAACTTAGAGATAGTTTGGTGGTAGAGCTATTTCCCGCAGGTCATTTACCTGGTGCAGTGGCAATTCTCCTCACCTACAATACACCACAGCGCAGTTACAAACTTTTGTATACAGGGGATTTTTTCCTCTCCAACTCCCGCTTAGTGGAGGGTTTACGCTTAGAAGAATTGCGGGGGCTAAATTTAGATGTTTTGATTATTGAGGGTACCTACGGGACTTCTCGTCATCCCCATCGTCGTAATCAAGAAAATCAACTTGCTGAAAGAATCAATCGTGCGATCGCTGACGGTTATTCTGTACTTATGCCTACCAATGGATTAGGTTTAGGGCAAGAATTACTCATGTTGTTACGCAGTCATCACCACTTCACAGGTAGGGATTTAGATATTTTAGTTGATGGCACTGTGGCAATAGGCTGTGATATATATCTCGAACTTCTGGCACATTTACCTCCATCTGTGCAAAATTTTGCCCGTCATCAACCCCTGTTTTGGGACGAACGAGTGCGTCCCAGGGTACGTCGTGTGGAACCCCAACAACGTCATGCTATTGGCAGATCTGCCTGTATTGTCTTAACTGACTCAATTATTGATATCCACGAATATTGCCAGCCAGATACCGGACCCTGGTTGATTTTAATTCCCGAAAAAAGTGGAATTGAATTACCCAGCAGCTTTTCCACTACTACCCACACCGAAACCTACCTTCTCGCGCAACATAGTGATGGACCTGGAACCACCCAGTTAATCCACAATTTACGACCACAGCATGTAGTATTTGTCCATGGCTCCCCTGTATACCTGGCAGATTTAACCAGTTTAGACGAACTCCAAAACCGCTATCACGTACATTCACCGAAGACAGGTGTATTAGTTGAGCTACCAATTGGGGAGACTTTTTTACAACCAGCAGCCCCCGAAACTAACTATGAAGGTGAACTGACGGAATTGGGAACGGTAGTTACCATTACTTTACCAGATGCGATCGCAGCTGACCCCAGATGGCGACAATTCGCGGATACAGGTTTAATTGAAGCCCGTTGGCAAGGTGAAGAATTAGTACTACGGGGATTAACGCCACGAGAACTGCTGAGTCAAACAAGCGATCGCTTTCTCTGGCAAGATGTTGATTGTTGTGGTACCTGTCGCCATCAGCGGGGACAACGCTGTTGGAATCCTGCATCTCCCCTCTACAATTTTCGCGTCACCTTGGAAGGTTATTGTCCCGCATTTGAAGATTTAATTCCTAATTCGGAATCATAG